In Carassius gibelio isolate Cgi1373 ecotype wild population from Czech Republic chromosome B19, carGib1.2-hapl.c, whole genome shotgun sequence, one DNA window encodes the following:
- the irx4b gene encoding iroquois-class homeodomain protein IRX-4b, with the protein MLFRYGSVDVGTRRKNATRETTSTLKAWLQEHKKNPYPTKGEKIMLAIITKMTLTQVSTWFANARRRLKKENKMTWSPRNKASDEKECDDEQEDMDESQGQPIKTQQEFNAPDSHGKDDADQLHSDLEDFDLEGSDGSECESKPSFVMRVCSETSECPDNRFKEDFHESVSKLLTDVHEFNEDQLRLTSEDNQTAKFYLQQGQKTTEPKPKIWSLAQTATSLNQADYSSCMLKGTSCSSSNCDSDSDITKRKQVSPVATLTNWVDGVFHDPLFMHTNLNQTFNNSTELWTEGISSQNKYHEDSRPITNSQHMS; encoded by the exons ATGCTATTTAGGTATGGATCTGTAGATGTGGgcacaagaagaaaaaatgctaCCAGAGAGACCACCAGCACACTGAAAGCATGGCTGCAGGAGCATAAAAAGAACCCGTATCCCACCAAGGGTGAGAAGATCATGCTGGCCATCATCACAAAGATGACCCTTACACAGGTGTCCACCTGGTTCGCCAACGCGCGCCGGAGACTCAAGAAGGAAAACAAGATGACATGGTCACCACGCAACAAGGCCTCAGATGAGAAAGAGTGTGATGACGAACAAGAAGATATGGACGAATCGCAGGGGCAACCAATAAAAACCCAACAAGAATTCAATG ctCCAGACAGCCATGGAAAGGATGATGCGGATCAACTTCACAGCGATCTGGAAGACTTCGATCTAGAAGGATCAGATGGCTCAGAGTGTGAATCGAAACCATCCTTTGTCATGCGCGTTTGTTCAGAGACCAGCGAATGTCCAGATAACCGTTTTAAAGAGGACTTTCACGAATCCGTTTCCAAGCTCCTGACAGATGTCCATGAATTTAATGAAGACCAATTAAGACTTACCTCCGAAGACAACCAGACAGCGAAGTTCTACCTTCAACAAGGCCAAAAGACCACTGAGCCCAAGCCAAAAATCTGGTCGCTTGCACAGACTGCTACGTCCTTAAACCAAGCCGATTACTCATCATGCATGCTTAAAGGAACTTCGTGCTCTTCTTCAAATTGTGACTCAGACTCAGACATAACAAAGAGGAAACAAGTGTCTCCAGTGGCCACGCTTACAAACTGGGTTGACGGTGTGTTTCACGATCCTTTATTCATGCACACCAACTTAAACCAAACTTTCAACAACTCCACAGAGTTATGGACTGAAGGAATTTCCTCACAAAATAAGTACCATGAAGACTCAAGACCTATTACTAATTCTCAACATATGTCATAA